A single genomic interval of Pseudorasbora parva isolate DD20220531a chromosome 21, ASM2467924v1, whole genome shotgun sequence harbors:
- the LOC137056532 gene encoding uncharacterized protein encodes MSGKKSHKAMSENEWIIRLKKFASTGVWPSTEGNRPAPRQKKWYEMYQRIEKCPMQSRGQTTLLGAVPKCMCGFHTQKATVSTGPAPRVVEQQPSATGPAQQSQPQPQPRLQPKTTPSVTSRIIPSLSRFTKPRFGGSHIAAAKPNLSMARKPSQVVDQPSPAVSGDPITSTTVSTQDPGVPASVPRTTADVTSPTESCSIVSTAPSGALLQAPSGVRLHRLWSETLPQEDHRWIASRLFKSGPKGKPELRENLQLWYYPPQPALTYNQAPAPDRFFCHALLLWMPYKLWRVKVLCPNPACGQHQLTGGGLHKRARQVLDIDRMYNMVTETLICAKCKASHVSWSQTVLQQLDLGHRSEFRVILTRKYACDMRVIRLLRERGLGNSPTRVIKQLRENHSEEWLQRLARYTTQCVDFLNGPGVLPVKFQEPPEPTVVPSCKWLLTVYSQDILTRLDEIHARITSTYGSILKMDSTKKITKKLAGTARGTGLWLTSVGNEFGQVLISVLTAQEGAGLDIMVDGLVKRYQKAGVDPPAVLYVDCGCCTEVGETKLKTRFRGWPDLLIRLDIWHFMRRIALGCTTDAHQLYPIFMSRLSACIFEWDAADVSELRVAKREQLISQGWPALTDEDVHKHLTRGELALHCRRRTHGEETTILLLERLLTELLSSRGNDSLGVPLLDRERMEHIWNVQKKHVKCIQDPPGVVLYTETGSLTKGGMLLKTYRCARGSTSLESFHLHLNRFIPGTSANSLNFQIYLLEGLHRWNQDREAASLSMEPSALRSYTGELVHCVNTNYEKLFGRKVVPTFCSPARYTGELIGVQYLFQQTGQSLQDMNPDSEQTAELIEDLSVEERDEDEGFCDISEDHTITDPEAVLSPSSTLTLGSPTLVTSSDISALGSTSPSLLPDPTHGLTQSHSSAGPSGTAVSPFPSEPEDAGQDDDDDDDDDDDDDGEMAVDYQNVPGYQHVDRLAEYLVELRGHTTLSLTNQEANTIIALWQNLDDQDKKGVVKAARYQKRLLSGRFRVPKRPTQNPGVESTIRCVLGASGIAAQWPDCCRLVETIFIRLCNAHPSPKRKGKGALSRWSLILQDYRRIRQLVLGNGLVMGGTSIQLVEVNQNTLIQWYNNRQKKQELSVLLQGIQLPQPLHVAQEPLQVAKRLRTEPEQPGEQHQFKLPESTAGQVKQRQTSVGRPPLRPKAPAQSQMLVTPSAPGSSLQMVPNIMIPAAPGFHGVPVFQVPMYQGVQMVQGIPMVQGVQMVQGMPMIQPLLQPTVVRGTSSQPATPETMPKRPYRRTVEANTCKKCGQYKTSATGHSQYRGRVYCPQTETVCKEVWLEEMRRTISK; translated from the exons ATGTCTGGAAAAAAATCCCATAAAGCCATGTCGGAAAATGAATGGATAATTCGTCTAAAAAAGTTTGCCAGCACAGGAGTTTGGCCATCAACTGAGGGTAACAGGCCAGCTCCTCGACAGAAAAAGTGGTATGAGATGTATCAAAGG ATTGAAAAATGTCCGATGCAGTCTCGCGGCCAGACAACTTTACTTGGAGCAGTCCCAAAGTGCATGTGTGGTTTTCACACTCAAAAG GCCACTGTCTCTACTGGACCAGCACCAAGGGTTGTGGAACAACAGCCTTCCGCTACTGGGCCAGCACAGCAGAGTCAGCCTCAGCCTCAGCCTCGGCTCCAGCCCAAGACTACTCCATCTGTGACATCTAGGATTATACCAAGTTTGTCAAGG TTTACCAAGCCAAGATTTGGTGGGTCCCACATTGCTGCAGCAAAGCCCAATCTAAGTATGGCTAGGAAACCATCTCAGGTTGTTGACCAGCCCAGCCCAGCAGTGTCCGGTGATCCTATAACAAGCACCACTGTCTCT ACACAAGACCCTGGAGTTCCAGCCTCTGTCCCCAGAACCACTGCAGATGTGACCAGTCCTACAGAGTCGTGCAGTATTGTCTCT actgctccttctggagcattGCTGCAAGCTCCATCTGGAGTTCGACTGCATCGTTTGTGGTCGGAGACCTTGCCACAGGAAGATCACAGGTGGATTGCCAGCAGACTTTTTAAATCGGGACCCAAGGGGAAACCAGAGCTTCGTGAAAACCTACAGCTCTGGTATTACCCACCACAGCCAGCACTTACATACAATCAGGCTCCAGCTCCAGACAGATTTTTTTGCCATGCTCTGTTGCTGTGGATGCCATACAAGCTGTGGAGGGTCAAGGTTCTCTGTCCCAATCCTGCCTGTGGACAGCACCAGCTGACAGGAGGCGGTCTGCACAAAAGGGCACGGCAGGTTCTGGACATCGACAGGATGTACAACATGGTCACAGAAACCCTCAtctgtgccaagtgtaaagccTCGCATGTGTCTTGGAGTCAGACTGTCCTTCAACAGTTGGATCTGGGCCATCGATCTGAGTTTCGGGTCATCCTCACACGGAA GTATGCCTGTGATATGAGGGTCATTCGGCTTCTCCGTGAACGTGGCCTTGGCAACAGTCCCACCCGGGTCATAAAACAACTGCGAGAGAACCACAGCGAGGAGTGGCTCCAGCGGCTGGCCCGGTACACCACGCAATGTGTGGACTTCCTCAATGGACCCGGGGTGTTGCCAGTAAAATTTCAGGAACCCCCAGAGCCTACAGTGGTGCCAAGCTGTAAGTGGCTGCTTACAGTCTACAGCCAAGACATCCTGACAAGGCTGGATGAAATCCATGCAAGGATTACATCCACCTATGGCTCTATCTTGAAGATGGATTCCACTAAAAAG ATCACCAAGAAGCTGGCTGGGACGGCAAGAGGAACGGGACTCTGGCTTACCTCTGTTGGCAACGAGTTTGGTCAGGTGCTCATAAGTGTGCTTACAGCCCAGGAAGGAGCAGGACTGGACATTATGGTGGATGGTCTGGTGAAACGGTACCAGAAGGCTGGTGTGGACCCACCTGCTGTATTGTACGTGGACTGTGGCTGTTGCACTGAGGTGGGCGAGACCAAGCTCAAAACTAGATTCAGAGGTTGGCCAGATCTCCTGATACGCTTGGACATCTGGCATTTTATGCGCAGGATTGCCTTGGGGTGTACAACTGATGCCCATCAACTGTATCCCATCTTCATGTCACGGCTGTCAGCATGCATTTTTGAGTGGGATGCGGCTGATGTTTCTGAGCTTCGCGTGGCAAAGAGAGAGCAGCTGATATCCCAGGGTTGGCCTGCGCTGACAGATGAAGATGTCCACAAGCATCTCACCAGGGGAGAGCTGGCCCTTCATTGCCGGAGGAGGACCCATGGAGAGGAGACTACCATCCTTCTCCTTGAGCGACTGCTTACAGAGCTCCTGAGCAGCAGGGGCAATGACTCCCTGGGTGTTCCTCTCCTGGACAGAGAAAGGATGGAGCACATCTGGAATGTCCAGAAgaagcatgttaaatgcattcAAGATCCCCCTGGTGTTGTGCTCTATACAGAGACGGGGAGCTTAACCAAGGGAGGCATGCTTCTGAAGACATACAGATGTGCAAGGGGCTCTACTTCTCTCGAGTCCTTTCATTTACATCTGAACCGGTTCATCCCAG GAACCAGTGCGAACAGTCTGAACTTTCAGATTTATCTGCTGGAGGGTCTACACCGGTGGAACCAGGACCGGGAGGCTGCTTCCCTGTCAATGGAGCCATCAGCTTTGCGTAGTTACACAGGAGAACTTGTTCACTGTGTAAACACCAACTACGAAAAGCTGTTTGGCAGGAAAGTGGTCCCCACATTTTGTTCCCCTGCACGTTACACCG GTGAGCTCATTGGAGTGCAGTACCTGTTCCAGCAGACTGGCCAGTCACTGCAGGACATGAATCCAGACTCTGAGCAGACCGCAGAGCTCATTGAGGACCTCAGTGTGGAGGAGCGAGATGAAGATGAGGGCTTCTGTGACATCAGCGAGGATCACACCATTACTGATCCGGAAGCTGTTCTGTCACCATCCTCCACACTCACACTGGGTTCTCCCACCCTGGTCACCAGCAGTGACATATCTGCACTGGGCTCCACATCCCCTTCACTGCTCCCTGACCCCACACATGGCCTCACACAGTCTCATTCATCAGCTGGACCTTCAGGGACTGCTGTCTCTCCTTTCCCCTCAGAGCCAGAGGATGCTGGTCAGGATGATGACGACgacgacgatgatgatgatgatgatgatggagagATG gCTGTTGACTACCAAAATGTCCCGGGTTATCAGCATGTGGACAGGCTGGCAGAATATCTGGTGGAACTCCGGGGTCACACAACCCTCAGCCTGACCAACCAGGAAGCCAACACAATAATTGCTCTTTGGCAGAACCTGGATGACCAGGACAAGAAAGGGGTGGTGAAAGCAGCTCGTTACCAAAAGAGACTGCTGAGTGGACGCTTCAGAGTCCCAAAGAGGCCCACTCAGAACCCAGGGGTAGAGAGCACCATCAGATGTGTGCTGGGTGCAAGTGGCATAGCTGCTCAGTGGCCTGACTGTTGCCGTCTGGTGGAGACCATCTTCATCAGACTTTGCAATGCTCACCCAAGCCCCAAAAGAAAAGGCAAAGGAGCCCTGTCGAGATGGTCTCTGATCCTGCAAGACTATCGCAGGATAAGGCAGCTTGTACTGGGCAACGGCTTGGTGATGGGAGGGACGTCAATCCAGCTGGTGGAGGTTAACCAGAACACCCTGATTCAGTGGTACAACAACAGACAGAAAAAGCAGGaactgtctgtgctgcttcaggGTATTCAGTTGCCTCAGCCCCTCCATGTTGCTCAGGAGCCTCTCCAGGTTGCTAAACGCTTACGGACTGAGCCAGAACAACCAGGGGAACAGCACCAGTTTAAGCTGCCAGAGAGCACAGCAGGTCAGGTAAAGCAGAGGCAGACTTCTGTTGGGCGACCCCCTCTCAGACCCAAGGCACCAGCGCAGAGCCAGATGTTGGTGACACCATCAGCCCCTGGATCATCACTGCAGATGGTACCAAATATTATGATACCAGCAGCACCAGGGTTCCACGGTGTGCCAGTGTTTCAGGTGCCAATGTACCAGGGAGTCCAAATGGTCCAGGGAATCCCAATGGTCCAAGGTGTTCAAATGGTACAAGGAATGCCAATGATCCAGCCACTGTTACAGCCTACAGTGGTGCGGGGAACCAGCTCACAGCCTGCTACACCAGAAACCATGCCTAAGAGACCCTACAGGAGAACTGTAGAGGCAAACACGTGCAAAAAATGTGGGCAATACAAAACCAGTGCAACGGGACATAGCCAGTACAGGGGCAGGGTGTATTGCCCACAGACTGAGACAGTTTGCAAGGAGGTGTGGTTAGAGGAAATGCGGCGAACCATTTCTAAataa